Genomic DNA from Chaetodon trifascialis isolate fChaTrf1 chromosome 19, fChaTrf1.hap1, whole genome shotgun sequence:
TTCTGGTTAATGGATTTACCTCTGTCTTAACTATGTCCCATAACTATGTATAATGCATTAAGTAAGAGCTTCTCCAGAGCTACATACATGCACCAGGAGTTTCTTCCACAGAGGGGTTTTGCAGCTTCCTCAGCAACAGCAGAATTGCAAGTGAAAGCTCTCAGGAATCTTGGCGGGAGGGTAACAATCTGTGAACTGTACGCAATTTGTGATCATGTGCCGAGTTTGTTCCTGGCAAAAGCTCGTCTGCTCGCTAGCCAGAACGCTGTCACCAACAAGCGTCGTGATAACATCACAAGTCCACTAAGCAGTAAAGCAACACGGCAGATTTACAACGAGCAAATCatccatttgtgtttttaatgctgtcCTCCTCCAACATCGGACACCATTTTTGGCAGCgaatggctgctttgagtgcaGTATTTCTTTCATAAAAGCAGAGGATATGTGTGTAAATAGCAGCCAAAAAAACTAGCATTTAAGCTTTTCCTCTTAAGAttctgctgttgctttgtttgacatTGGTCTTATGCTAATGCTCTAATATTTAACAGATATTACAGACcctcagaaacaaacagtgaaacaagaagaaaacaaataaaaggatTCCAAACTGAAGTACTTGTTCAGCATTTAAGGTGAGAGGAGCAAGGagtcagcagcaacacaaagaaCGTGTTCTGCTCCGCTTTGTCCCTTCAGCTGAATCAGTTCTGAGGATTTCTCCTGCTCTCGTGCTGAAGTCAACCGTGCACTAGGTGGCACCTCTGCACAACCGACCGTCTTCATGTGTCACCTGTGACTGACAAAAACAGAGTGACAGTACAAAAGGAGGAGATTGTGcttgagagagaagaggagagaggagtagAGGAAGCTCTGACACAGCAGGTAACAGAACACATGAAATacagctgcagacacatttttacacttcaggCAGGTttaagtgttttgttgttgtttcttctgTGGAATCCACTCGTGGGGTTTCTCCTATACCACAAAAACAGATCTCCAAGAATAGGTGTGCAATTCTCACCTTCAGAGCAGTCAGGAATGCGCGTGTCTCCTTTCAGGTGAACAGAACAGATGTGAGAAATCCTGTTGAGGGATTGTTTGTTTGCACACAGCATGTGAGCACGCCAGTGAGGAGGATGCGCCTGTCAGCTCTGGAGATGCAGGTTCACTTGGCATCGGAGCACGAAGCAGAGTGAGGTCTGAAAAAAGCAAAACGCTGTGTGCTCTTTTCCTCGGTCTTTAACGGATGAGCCAGATTTaagtgagctgctgcaggaatgcacacaaatacagtcaGTCAAACGTTTCTGAAGAGCTTGGTGGGTTAGGTTTAAATCACTGATATCAGAAATATAAAAGAGGCCTAAAATAACTTCATTTAGACACCtactgcaggacacacactgtttgcatCTTAAAGGTCCGGTGTGTAGGATTTAGATCAGGGCCGGGGAACCTTTTTCTTATGAAGGGTTATTTCATATTTACAGCATCTTTAGAGGGATATGCCGTTATTATTGAACATATATCActttatgtcatgttttatcAGTGTTTAGGACCCAAAAGGTTGCACTCAGATACTGAGACTGGGAGGGAAAGAAGAGCAATATCTTTAATGAAGGAGAGCGGGTGGAGAATCCAGGGCTTTGTACTCACAACTGATGAACAACAGGTAGACTAGGGAGCAGGTGGACACGCTGGTATCAGGAAGGGAGCtgagcagcagaacaaacagagCAACCTCTGGAGTCTGAGTGTTTGGATGATTCAATGAAAACTGGGTGCTTAAACACCGCCGAGCGGGTGGCcctgctctcagcagcagctcgttGCTTTACAGCTCAATGATTCCGTGttgctggttccacattaaaagGTACAGCAAATATTTTCCattctttttgtttaattttcacGTTCTGaaccaaatgcctgaaggagttttcacactcaccagcatattcagatgtcacaaCGGGCTTTCGTTCTTATAGAGAAGGAAAATGCAGTCCTTCTTTCCagctgccacagctttaattccAAATGATTTCAcgtttgaaagcagagagctgagaagctgctggagcttgaggttcagctctgagaggttcttggtaaCGTCCACCTTGAAGGCCAAATCCCACGGACGCTTGCAATCACTGTCTTTACACCTCGGGTtctccttcatctcttcatcatctCACCCTGACCTGAACCTTTTGTTGCATCCCAGCGCTGCATGTGACTCCGTCCAAACTAGCAGAGTTGCATCAGTGTTTCAAGCACGCAATCATCGTATTTCTGTCCACGTTTGtgcctttttgtgtttcagcatTACAACTCAGTACGAGCTGCTCCGGCATGGAAGGCACCATGAACACCACAGCGGATCTGTTCTCCGATCCAGATTCGTGGCACAATGAAAGCGTCTTGTTCAACGAGACGGCTGCAAACAGCACCTCTGCTTACCCGGCTGTGATCTCACCAATGGTGGAGAAGACCACCCACATACTTCTGATTGTCATCTTGATCATCGCCATGGTTGCGCTGGGATGCAGCATGGAGGTGTCCAAGATCATGGTGATATTCACCTCTTTAAAGTACATTATTATCTACATTTGTGAAAACGATAGCAGCAAATTTAGATTCCTGTACCATCAGCTCTTCTTCCCTCTTTGCAGAATCACATAATTAACCCGAAGGGGATGGCGGTAGCATGTCTGGCCCAGTACGGGGTCATGCCCTTTACGGCCTTTTGCTTAGCTAAGGTTGGTATTACTGTTCCTGTATGTAagataattacattttaaaaaagaaaatatgtagCCAGCCTATatctcattcatttatttgaagttTACACAATGAGGGAAcgaaaaaggttgggaaacgGCAGCTATATAAGTCATTTATtaggaaaaaaagtcaaagattTTCTGGTTCCAGCCTCTAAAATATGAGGATTGGCCACAGTCTGTGCTATATGTCGTCATTCATTGGATATCTTCGGATATAAGACGTTTGAAAACGTAACCATCGGCGAAGAGCAAACAGTAACGTTCACAGACAGCGTGAGAAGCTCTTCGCAGATCAAAATCTTGCTAAATTCTTTCATGGCGTGTCCATAATGTTGTACATGGTGTTTTTGTACTCCACACCAGACCCTCCctgtcattttcttcatttccatATATTCCATTTTCATAGCCAACATCAGATCAGTGCTGGTATCACCGTCAGACTCTGTTATCAGTTAACTGGCAGCACTCTGTGTGAACGCATCATCGTTTCCTGCTGCAGGCGTTCCagctgtctgaaatcaaggcTGTGGTGGTTCTGATCTGCGGCTGCTGTCCTGGAGGAAGTCTGTCCAACATCCTGACCCTGCCTCTGCAGGGAGACATTAACctcaggtgcacacacacacacacacacacacacacacacacacacacacacacacacacacacacacacacacaacctgctgaaacagtggtggaaagcaGCTATTTACTGCATTTACAAAAGTAGTActtttttaaatgcactttCACCACTTTCACTGCCATCAGCATTAAAGTAACGAGCACATTATAATCCAGTAATACAATacacattattctgaaataaGTCAATCTGCATAATGAGTATTTACTTTAGGTAGTGCTTCAGTAAAAGTCCTTAGAGCCGTTTAGCTTATAGCACAATACTGTTCatgctgcaggtttgtttgAGCACAGTCAACAGATTAAAAGAAGAATAAATTCATGGGTTACGCGCTCACCCTGTCACCTGGTTTGATCAATGGGACTGctcatttttttgtgtgaaatgttcAAAACCgagctgaaagctctggaaaaaggcGACTGCAAACCCGTGCTGTCTCTGGACGCTTGGCTCCAGAATCCAAATAATATTATAGATTATTTCTCAGCACATTCACAATGATTTCTCACCAGCAGTCCACAAGtcccacctgcgccccctgcAGGCTACAGTGTCCATTACACCCCACACATGGGACAATCTTCATGTGTGTGCAAAGGGAAGATTTGGGCCTGATGGGGGTACAAGAGCAAAGGTTAGCAGCTCAccaggaaaaagaaagatgaggagACATGAAGATCTGTCCAGCAATCTTAAAAGACGCTGAAAAGAGCCGTTCTGGAGCTTTTCATTATATCTCATGATCACAAGTCTGTATGGACGTGTAGATGCTCAGGTTTCCTTTGGTCTTTTGAGCACTTTAAAGACTTAAAACCTGAGGTgcaaagttcattcttgatGTTGGAAACAGCCACTGCGAATAACAATCTGATCATTTggaagcataaataaataaaagataataTATAACAGCACAGACTCTCTATATTTAACGTTTTACCTCAtgaatttcattgatttttgtaaatacctGCTTATTatcctgaatttgatgcagcaacacgtttcaaacacgttgggacaggagcacatcctgcagctgctgactgaagtCACAGTATTCTGTTTAGGAGTCATTTCTGGCGCAGCAGCACTTGTTTACTGGCTGGAAATGGTTTTGCTTCCCCTCAGCATCACGATGACTTGCTGCTCCACGCTGCTGGCGCTGGGCATgatgcctctgctgctcttcctctacTGTCAGGCCTTCCCTAACCTGCAGGAACACGTGCCCTACCTCAACATCATTGCATCGCTGTTCCTGCTCCTCATTCCCTGCTCGGCCGGCATCTTCATCAACCGCTGCATGCCGCAGTGGGCCAAGACCATCAAAAATGTGAGTGCGCAAAGTGTGAGTGAGTTTGAGTGTTGCAAAAAtccatgaagctgatgagctcaagcattaaatatattgtctttgtgctgtttaaaCTGAGTGTATGTCAAAAGGATTATAGCAATAGTAGTTATTATTAAGTTATTTCTGTAGCACATTTGCTCACAGGAGAAATTAAGCGTGTTTTAGATAAATATAATAAGATccatatataaaatataattaaaagaAAGTGCAAAAGACATAAAAGCAGCCTCCACTGTGTTCATCTCCTTTGCAGCAGCGAACCATGAGAAGCAACATTAGGACTGAGAACAGAAAGCAGGACTCACAGCTGAATCATGAGCAGAGAAATGCTTTTAACCTGGATTTAAAAACTGCTTCAGGTGTATTCAGGTGTCAGCGTACTCCAGCTGCAGGCAGGAGCACACTGATTTAGGAATCCGGGTTGTAGTTGTGaggattcagcagcagcagcagcggggcAGCGTGCGTGCGATCAAACATGGCACTTAAGATAAAGAAATATGGAATATTGCCAGACTCACTAATAATaagagagaaatgaaataatgaaataaaaggcTCATGAATGTACAGTCTcacctgtttgctgctgctgttctcaggTAGGCCTCACTATAGTGGGGGTTGGTATTTTGGTGATGGCCATCCTGTACTGCGCTGGAAGTGGAGGCACCATCCTGCGGGTGCTGTCTCCATCCCTGATGGCCATCGCTGCCCTCATGCCCCACATAGGCTACACTTTCGGATACATCATCTCTGCTGTCTTCAAATACAACGAATCGTAAGTCCGGCAGAGAGCCGTTGGGTTAAACTGGAGCTGTGATGGGCAGGTAGGGGACAAACAGTCATGAGCTGTCCTTCGTGCATCCCTGACTCAGGCAGCGGAGGACTGTTGCAATAGAAGCAGGATGTCAGAACGTCCAGCTGTGCATCACCATCGTGAAGATAGCCTTCCCTCCAGAGATGACCGGCCCTCTGTTCCTGTTCCCCATCGTCTACGTCATCATGCAGTTGATTGAGGCGCTGGTGCTCATTGTGGCGTTCAGGTGTTACAGAAGGTTTGCGCTCAAAGCGAAAGGTGAGAATGGAAGCAGGTTTTTAAAGACCGGACACGGGTTCTGGACTACATGCCATACAGGAGGTTACAGTTCAGCTCATGAGTGCTGCAGAGAAGATCAGCTGATTAACAGAAAATGACCTGTGGACATTATTTTAACAATTGGGTTATTAATCACGCAGTAACAGGGGCGGGACTTACGGGCAGGCAGGCAAttgcttggagcccccagcCACTAGAAGGGCCCCGGACACTTATTGATAGGCCTGTGCTTTCAGGGACCTCACTTTAAGAACCACTAATGTATTTTTTCCATATTCATCTCAAATATCCTggaaaatgtgtatttatgtgtgcaaaaaacaaaattttgtGGCGTGGGGGCCTCAAGAGACCCTAACAACGCCACTGCGTCGTAAGGCCAACTATGTTCTGGCtgcagcttttcaaatgtgaggatttgctgattTGGTCTGTTTGAAATCATTGGAAATTAAAtgtatttgggttttggacaaccaatctgacaaaacaagcatttttctcCTTGTGTTCTTAGAAACTGTGGTGGTGTTTCTACTCAGGCAGCAGTATTTGCTAACAGGTGATTTCCAAAGAAACGCGTGGGAAAGTTTTCCAGATATATTTCTGAAAAGTTGCGATCAAAGTTTTTAGAATTAAtcatctggggaccatgaatttCTCACAAGGACGGCGGtagatgaagagacagaggatTCCTCCTCTGGTGCCCTTGATGTCGCTGCAAATTCAACCAATAATCGCTGAGATACTTCATTTTGGAACAAACCTTCTAACACTGCCATCCCCCAAGGCACCAGAAAAGGTggcaaaaacaaatgcttttattgtgcagggaacaaacaggaagtctcaGAATCTCTGCTTCAATCAAACTTTAATTCAGTCGAGTAATCTCACCTGTTACTAACATTTGTTATTTCAATTGTGATCCTTATTCTGTTACACTGACTGAAAGCTGTTTCATAAAAGATTATTTTGTAAATCACTCGTTTGTGTGACCTGCAGAGGCGTACCAGCCAGGAAACCCTGAAGATGGACGCGGCCCCTGAAGAGACGCTGTGATGGATTCACCTCCAATGCCAATAGACCAGATCGCTAAAAAGCCTGTCTGAGACGACCAGAGATGGAAAAATCATGCAGCACAACCCCAACATGAGGGGttttttgcaaatgtttcattaaaaaaaaactggtgaACACAAAATTCCCGACTTATTTAAAATGGTTTTATTAAGTCCGTTTTCTTCCTACACCATACAAACATCCATCatatttttccactgaaaataaaatccttATGTACAAAAACGCTGAATTTTCCAAACTCTTTTCACAGTACCAACAAGTACTCTTGGAATAACTTCACAcgctaaaacaaaaaaaaaaagtctgcaaatGCTGTACACAAAAACCCTACACATccacaaagaaaatgacaataCTAGAATAAACTGCATTCTGCAGGCAACACCATGTGAAGTGTTGAAATTTAAGCATTGACTTTACCCTTTTAGCAAAATCAGGTAACAGTCAACTGAAAGAAAAGGTCCATGAACTGACACGTAATTTACTGTACAGCTGTTTAACCGCTGGAACAATGTGCACAAGTGTACAGTGTCGTTGATGCTGAAGCTGCCAATGCCAGTTATGACGGTGGGTTTGTACTGAAGAACGAAGGAAAACACTTTCAGTAATAAGAAGAGTCTAAAGTTTGatcaaacagaagcacatgcGAGCGTTCTACCTCAAAGATATCGCATAGACCAGCTGTGGTGGCTACAGCGGGccagaaaacagaggaggtcaAAGGGCTTGGAAAACGTGAGCTGTGAGGACACAAATGGAAAAAGTGTTGAAAACTCCCACCGACGAGCTAAAGTATCGCAAAACAAGGGAAGAAAGCGGTCACACGTTTCATCAAAAGCACCCAAAGCGCTGCTGAAAAATACAGATTCCCTCTTTGAAGTTTTGCAAAGTCTAACCAACAACAGTGAGACGTGATCGGGGCATTTTGGTGGTTTTGCGTGACAAAGATGCTTTACAGGGTTTGAAATCTTCTCTCACGTGAAGGAATAACATTTAAATCATTCTGACTGTTTTCCTGTGGAGCGGCACCTCCTTAAAAACCAGAAAGTTTAAGGTAAAACTCGTGTTTTCGTACTGGATACAGGCTGTGTACGCGTGTATTTGTGATGGGAAAGaggatttgcttcttttttttttttctttttaccatCACATGCATTAGTCCATCATTATATTCCTCATCATAGTGACAGAGTCCAAGAAACAGACATCAGTGAGCCAGTTTGTACAACAGGATGTGCGATTCGGTTAAAGCTCTTCATCATAAAATAGATCTGGCAACTATAGCTTATACTAAGATATGAAGGTTTGGCAAAGAGCAAATGGTccatgagacagaaacagacccTCTAAGCCCACGTTCCTCTTCATCGGTGAAGAGCGAGGGGTGGGTGCTGCCATGCTCTGCCACAACATGGAGTTTGCAACACTGCCACCGCTGTGCTAAAACTCTtagcatattaaaaataatggAGGTAAGACTCTGAGCAAACTCACCAGTTTCCTGTTTTTGGCTGCAAGAATCAGCCCGAGTCTTCACCTACTGCCACCGTGCGAGGAGGTGAAGACCCAGGGGATCAACGTGGCGGAAATTTTGAGGCCGTGTGTGTGCTTATCATTTGACTCAGGCTGCTTTGAGGGTCGATACCGGATCAATACCGACCTCCAGCTTGGAACCTGTAAGTAACGCAGGCTGATGTGCGTATCTGAAGGTCCGTGTTGTATATGTAGTCTAGTCATGGGTCAtggtctctccctcttcctcaagCAAACGCTTTGTGCAACAACCCTACCTGTGTTGAGGAGGTGGATCACATGACTGACGGCGGAGTAATGTAATAACGGACTTAAGCATGTGATAATAAAGAGAGCAAAGCAAATCCTCTTTCCCACTGTTTTTACACGACAGCTGTGAACGACTTACCAACACGTAGCTAATCACACGCTAACCTTACTACACGTCTTTCTGTTGTGTGTTATCTGCTTAAAGCCTGATGATTTTACCTGCATTGCCAACAATTTACCCACATTTGGCAGGTGCTAGTTTCATACCGCCGTGCTGGAGCAATACTGGACACGCAGTCTAGTTGCATGATTTGGAGGTGAGGAGTCACTCTGTGTAAACATACATATGGGTCAAAGCTGGATGGGTAATGAggtgaacacaaacaacaatcaGTGACTCAGTTTAAAAATGCCCGTTACGACAGTAAAATATCTGACTCAGTGTCGTCATTCGTGTCTGGCAAACATATCGTGctttaaatgtggaaaaaattgGGAACGGCGATGACGACAACCCAGACAGGAAAAACCAAACTATACTCGAGGAGAGGTCTCGCCTCGGCGTTCAGAGGGGATCATGGGAGCTCCAGTGTGCCAACTCATCCAAGCTGATTCTACTGCTGAAACGAGCTGTTCCTACTGATGACTGGTTAAACTCTAACGCAGCCTTTAGCGCTGGCTGTCAGTGGACGGAGACCGAGAGCGAGAGCGGGACCGTGACCGAGAGCGAGAGCGGGAACGAGAGACGGAGGCTCTCTGAGCCGGCAGAGGGGAGGGCGGAGTGGCGGACTTGCTCGCCTTGGAGGACCGTTTCGTGGGCTCTTTTGATTTGGGGGTCGGGGAGGAGGTGCCGCCGGCGGGGGAGCCGGAGCGGGAGCGTGAGCGAGAGCGGTTGTGGGCCTTTGCTGGGCTGCGGGAGCGTCTGGGGGAGCGGGATGGAGAGCGACCACGAGAACGGGACCGTGAGCGAGAGGAGCTCTCAGACCGGGAACGACTTCTTGAcctgaaacagaaagaggggaaGAGCGCTGTCAGCATGAGGCTCAGCTGTTTTTTAGGAAGTACAATGTGTTTGAATGTGCcatgtgctgctgtgatgtcaaTTATCGTATCGCTGCAGAGCCAATCGTGGGTGAAAGGGAACCAGCTGACTTCTCTAGTGTTTATTGATGTAACTGAAAGCAGACAGCTCACCTCTTCTTGGCTGCTTCAATGAGCTTGATTTTCCTGCCATTCATTTCCTTTCCAGACAGTTTCTCCAGGGCATTTTTCAGATCACTGTAAGAGGCAAACTCAACAACCCTGCAAAAACGACACGAGCCAATATTAGTTACCGCTTAAATATGCTGT
This window encodes:
- the slc10a1 gene encoding hepatic sodium/bile acid cotransporter, encoding MNTTADLFSDPDSWHNESVLFNETAANSTSAYPAVISPMVEKTTHILLIVILIIAMVALGCSMEVSKIMNHIINPKGMAVACLAQYGVMPFTAFCLAKAFQLSEIKAVVVLICGCCPGGSLSNILTLPLQGDINLSITMTCCSTLLALGMMPLLLFLYCQAFPNLQEHVPYLNIIASLFLLLIPCSAGIFINRCMPQWAKTIKNVGLTIVGVGILVMAILYCAGSGGTILRVLSPSLMAIAALMPHIGYTFGYIISAVFKYNESQRRTVAIEAGCQNVQLCITIVKIAFPPEMTGPLFLFPIVYVIMQLIEALVLIVAFRCYRRFALKAKEAYQPGNPEDGRGP